One Anguilla rostrata isolate EN2019 chromosome 15, ASM1855537v3, whole genome shotgun sequence genomic window carries:
- the atp5pf gene encoding ATP synthase-coupling factor 6, mitochondrial: MALNRLFQLSSLLRSAIALTLRRNVGLSAVAFNRAKDLDPVQKLFLDKIRDYRSKGSGGIVDAGPDYQKNLSEEMTKLQRLYGGGDLTKFPGFKFPEPKLDEVAPK, translated from the exons ATGGCGCTGAACCGCCTTTTCCagctctcctccctcctgcgCTCCGCAATAGCGCTGACCCTCCGCAGGAACGTGGGGCTCTCCGCCGTGGCTTTCAACCGGGCCAAGGACCTGGACCCCGTCCAGAAACTCTTCCTGGACAAGATTCGAGACTACAGGAGCAA GGGATCGGGGGGTATAGTGGATGCTGGGCCTGACTATCAGAAGAACCTGTCTGAGGAGATGACCAAACTGCAGCGGCTCTACGGTGGTGGTGACCTCACAAAATTCCCAGGCTTCAAATTCCCAG agCCTAAGTTGGATGAAGTGGCACCCAAATGA
- the gabpa gene encoding GA-binding protein alpha chain isoform X4 gives MSKGETEELIEIEIDGQEKQECMEEGVEEQTIATAEFVTQAIDINEPIGNLKKLLEPRLQCSLDGHEICLQDIQLDPDHSLFDQGVKTDGTVQLSVQVISRQGVEPRLNILEIVKPVETVEVVIDPDAAAGEDGQLVEDGQVIALDRSVVADETSEQVTRWAAALEGYRKEQVRLGIPYDPVQWSADQVIHWAVWVMKEFSMVDVDVGGIHISGRELCAFTQEDFLQSVPHGEILWSHLELLRKYVLASQDQSGQIATVTIDQPVQIIPASVQQAPPATIKVLTTKQSKVQRSPRISGGEDRSSPGNRTGNNGQIQLWQFLLELLTDKDARDCISWVGDDGEFKLNQPELVAHKWGQRKNKPTMNYEKLSRALRYYYDGDMICKVQGKRFVYKFVCDLKTLIGYSAAELNHLVTECEQKKLARMQLHSLGQPVATVTLATTALEKDS, from the exons ATGTCGAAAGGCGAGACGGAGGAGCTGATAGAGATAGAGATCGATGGGCAGGAGAAGCAGGAGTGTATGGAAGAGGG GGTGGAGGAGCAGACCATCGCAACTGCTGAGTTTGTCACACAGGCTATTGACATCAATGAGCCTATCGGTAACCTGAAGAAGCTGCTGGAGCCTCGCCTCCAGTGCTCATTGGATGGTCATGAGATCTGTCTGCAGGACATTCAG CTGGACCCCGACCACAGCCTCTTTGACCAGGGAGTGAAGACGGACGGCACGGTCCAGCTCAGCGTTCAGGTCATCTCCAGACAAG GTGTGGAGCCCAGGCTGAACATCCTGGAGATCGTGAAGCCGGTGGAGACGGTGGAGGTGGTGATCGACCCGGACGCGGCGGCCGGCGAGGACGGCCAGCTGGTGGAGGACGGGCAGGTGATCGCCCTGGACCGCTCGGTGGTGGCGGACGAGACGTCGGAGCAGGTGACGCGGTGGGCCGCCGCCCTGGAGGGCTACCGCAAGGAGCAGGTTCGGCTGGGCATCCCGTACG ACCCCGTGCAGTGGAGCGCGGATCAGGTGATACACTGGGCGGTGTGGGTGATGAAGGAGTTCAGCATGGTGGACGTGGACGTCGGGGGGATCCACATCTCCGGCCGAGAGCTCTGCGCTTTCACCCAGGAGGATTTCCTGCAGAGCGTCCCGCACGGAGAGATCCTGTGGAGCCACCTGGAGCTCCTGCGCAAGT ATGTGCTGGCTAGTCAGGACCAGTCTGGCCAGATCGCCACGGTGACCATTGACCAGC ctGTGCAGATCATCCCTGCCTCTGTGCAGCAGGCTCCTCCTGCCACAATTAAGGTTCTGACCACCAAGCAGAGCAAAGTCCAGCGCTCACCACGCATCTCTGGAGGAGAGGACCGCAGCTCACCGGGGAACCGCACCG GCAACAACGGTCAGATCCAGCTCTGGCAGttcctgctggagctgctgacGGACAAAGACGCCCGTGACTGCATTTCCTGGGTGGGGGACGACGGCGAGTTCAAACTGAACCAGCCCGAGCTGGTGGCGCACAAGTGGGGCCAGCGCAAGAACAAGCCCACCATGAACTACGAGAAGCTGAGCCGCGCGCTACG ATACTATTATGACGGGGACATGATCTGCAAAGTGCAGGGCAAGCGCTTTGTGTACAAGTTTGTGTGCGATCTGAAGACCCTGATTGGCTACAGTGCCGCAGAGCTCAACCACCTGGTGACAGAGTGCGAGCAGAAGAAGCTGGCCAGGATGCAGCtgcacagcctgggacagcccGTCGCCACGGTGACGCTCGCCACCACCGCCCTGGAGAAGGACAGCTGA
- the gabpa gene encoding GA-binding protein alpha chain isoform X2 — MSKGETEELIEIEIDGQEKQECMEEGVEEQTIATAEFVTQAIDINEPIGNLKKLLEPRLQCSLDGHEICLQDIQLDPDHSLFDQGVKTDGTVQLSVQVISRQDSLAPGVEPRLNILEIVKPVETVEVVIDPDAAAGEDGQLVEDGQVIALDRSVVADETSEQVTRWAAALEGYRKEQVRLGIPYDPVQWSADQVIHWAVWVMKEFSMVDVDVGGIHISGRELCAFTQEDFLQSVPHGEILWSHLELLRKYVLASQDQSGQIATVTIDQPVQIIPASVQQAPPATIKVLTTKQSKVQRSPRISGGEDRSSPGNRTGNNGQIQLWQFLLELLTDKDARDCISWVGDDGEFKLNQPELVAHKWGQRKNKPTMNYEKLSRALRYYYDGDMICKVQGKRFVYKFVCDLKTLIGYSAAELNHLVTECEQKKLARMQLHSLGQPVATVTLATTALEKDS; from the exons ATGTCGAAAGGCGAGACGGAGGAGCTGATAGAGATAGAGATCGATGGGCAGGAGAAGCAGGAGTGTATGGAAGAGGG GGTGGAGGAGCAGACCATCGCAACTGCTGAGTTTGTCACACAGGCTATTGACATCAATGAGCCTATCGGTAACCTGAAGAAGCTGCTGGAGCCTCGCCTCCAGTGCTCATTGGATGGTCATGAGATCTGTCTGCAGGACATTCAG CTGGACCCCGACCACAGCCTCTTTGACCAGGGAGTGAAGACGGACGGCACGGTCCAGCTCAGCGTTCAGGTCATCTCCAGACAAG ACTCTCTCGCTCCAGGTGTGGAGCCCAGGCTGAACATCCTGGAGATCGTGAAGCCGGTGGAGACGGTGGAGGTGGTGATCGACCCGGACGCGGCGGCCGGCGAGGACGGCCAGCTGGTGGAGGACGGGCAGGTGATCGCCCTGGACCGCTCGGTGGTGGCGGACGAGACGTCGGAGCAGGTGACGCGGTGGGCCGCCGCCCTGGAGGGCTACCGCAAGGAGCAGGTTCGGCTGGGCATCCCGTACG ACCCCGTGCAGTGGAGCGCGGATCAGGTGATACACTGGGCGGTGTGGGTGATGAAGGAGTTCAGCATGGTGGACGTGGACGTCGGGGGGATCCACATCTCCGGCCGAGAGCTCTGCGCTTTCACCCAGGAGGATTTCCTGCAGAGCGTCCCGCACGGAGAGATCCTGTGGAGCCACCTGGAGCTCCTGCGCAAGT ATGTGCTGGCTAGTCAGGACCAGTCTGGCCAGATCGCCACGGTGACCATTGACCAGC ctGTGCAGATCATCCCTGCCTCTGTGCAGCAGGCTCCTCCTGCCACAATTAAGGTTCTGACCACCAAGCAGAGCAAAGTCCAGCGCTCACCACGCATCTCTGGAGGAGAGGACCGCAGCTCACCGGGGAACCGCACCG GCAACAACGGTCAGATCCAGCTCTGGCAGttcctgctggagctgctgacGGACAAAGACGCCCGTGACTGCATTTCCTGGGTGGGGGACGACGGCGAGTTCAAACTGAACCAGCCCGAGCTGGTGGCGCACAAGTGGGGCCAGCGCAAGAACAAGCCCACCATGAACTACGAGAAGCTGAGCCGCGCGCTACG ATACTATTATGACGGGGACATGATCTGCAAAGTGCAGGGCAAGCGCTTTGTGTACAAGTTTGTGTGCGATCTGAAGACCCTGATTGGCTACAGTGCCGCAGAGCTCAACCACCTGGTGACAGAGTGCGAGCAGAAGAAGCTGGCCAGGATGCAGCtgcacagcctgggacagcccGTCGCCACGGTGACGCTCGCCACCACCGCCCTGGAGAAGGACAGCTGA
- the gabpa gene encoding GA-binding protein alpha chain isoform X1: MSKGETEELIEIEIDGQEKQECMEEGVEEQTIATAEFVTQAIDINEPIGNLKKLLEPRLQCSLDGHEICLQDIQLDPDHSLFDQGVKTDGTVQLSVQVISRQGITCADSLAPGVEPRLNILEIVKPVETVEVVIDPDAAAGEDGQLVEDGQVIALDRSVVADETSEQVTRWAAALEGYRKEQVRLGIPYDPVQWSADQVIHWAVWVMKEFSMVDVDVGGIHISGRELCAFTQEDFLQSVPHGEILWSHLELLRKYVLASQDQSGQIATVTIDQPVQIIPASVQQAPPATIKVLTTKQSKVQRSPRISGGEDRSSPGNRTGNNGQIQLWQFLLELLTDKDARDCISWVGDDGEFKLNQPELVAHKWGQRKNKPTMNYEKLSRALRYYYDGDMICKVQGKRFVYKFVCDLKTLIGYSAAELNHLVTECEQKKLARMQLHSLGQPVATVTLATTALEKDS; this comes from the exons ATGTCGAAAGGCGAGACGGAGGAGCTGATAGAGATAGAGATCGATGGGCAGGAGAAGCAGGAGTGTATGGAAGAGGG GGTGGAGGAGCAGACCATCGCAACTGCTGAGTTTGTCACACAGGCTATTGACATCAATGAGCCTATCGGTAACCTGAAGAAGCTGCTGGAGCCTCGCCTCCAGTGCTCATTGGATGGTCATGAGATCTGTCTGCAGGACATTCAG CTGGACCCCGACCACAGCCTCTTTGACCAGGGAGTGAAGACGGACGGCACGGTCCAGCTCAGCGTTCAGGTCATCTCCAGACAAGGTATCACATGCGCGG ACTCTCTCGCTCCAGGTGTGGAGCCCAGGCTGAACATCCTGGAGATCGTGAAGCCGGTGGAGACGGTGGAGGTGGTGATCGACCCGGACGCGGCGGCCGGCGAGGACGGCCAGCTGGTGGAGGACGGGCAGGTGATCGCCCTGGACCGCTCGGTGGTGGCGGACGAGACGTCGGAGCAGGTGACGCGGTGGGCCGCCGCCCTGGAGGGCTACCGCAAGGAGCAGGTTCGGCTGGGCATCCCGTACG ACCCCGTGCAGTGGAGCGCGGATCAGGTGATACACTGGGCGGTGTGGGTGATGAAGGAGTTCAGCATGGTGGACGTGGACGTCGGGGGGATCCACATCTCCGGCCGAGAGCTCTGCGCTTTCACCCAGGAGGATTTCCTGCAGAGCGTCCCGCACGGAGAGATCCTGTGGAGCCACCTGGAGCTCCTGCGCAAGT ATGTGCTGGCTAGTCAGGACCAGTCTGGCCAGATCGCCACGGTGACCATTGACCAGC ctGTGCAGATCATCCCTGCCTCTGTGCAGCAGGCTCCTCCTGCCACAATTAAGGTTCTGACCACCAAGCAGAGCAAAGTCCAGCGCTCACCACGCATCTCTGGAGGAGAGGACCGCAGCTCACCGGGGAACCGCACCG GCAACAACGGTCAGATCCAGCTCTGGCAGttcctgctggagctgctgacGGACAAAGACGCCCGTGACTGCATTTCCTGGGTGGGGGACGACGGCGAGTTCAAACTGAACCAGCCCGAGCTGGTGGCGCACAAGTGGGGCCAGCGCAAGAACAAGCCCACCATGAACTACGAGAAGCTGAGCCGCGCGCTACG ATACTATTATGACGGGGACATGATCTGCAAAGTGCAGGGCAAGCGCTTTGTGTACAAGTTTGTGTGCGATCTGAAGACCCTGATTGGCTACAGTGCCGCAGAGCTCAACCACCTGGTGACAGAGTGCGAGCAGAAGAAGCTGGCCAGGATGCAGCtgcacagcctgggacagcccGTCGCCACGGTGACGCTCGCCACCACCGCCCTGGAGAAGGACAGCTGA
- the jam2a gene encoding junctional adhesion molecule 2A isoform X1, giving the protein MRMGQLEICIFSAFLILLHSPNTVPVTVSSNKPRVEVPEDADAELSCLFKTEKETNPRIEWKKKGKDVSFVYYNGEFTGDFTGRAKIEGATVTLYKVTQKDTGEYRCEVSAPEDRVKLGETNVTLKVLVPPHTPLCEIPSSAVTGSTVELRCKDKQSVPPAIYTWYKDNTKLSVTRWPNITYTLDTHTGTLLFNTISRADAGQYRCVASNGVGAPKSCEGKHMKIDDVNISAIIAVVVVVFIILVCSLGVYYAYRQGYFKKGHNGRSFWIPQCHGIAHISSQNLHRADDINNTNYDPPQYAEDFSHTKSFML; this is encoded by the exons ATGAGGATGGGACAATTGGAAATCTGcattttctctgcttttctgATATTATTACACA GCCCAAACACTGTCCCAGTCACAGTGAGCAGCAACAAGCCCAGAGTGGAGGTCCCTGAGGATGCAG ACGCTGAGCTGTCTTGTTTATttaagacagagaaagaaaccaATCCCCGTATTGAATGGAAGAAGAAGGGCAAGGATGTGTCCTTCGTCTACTATAATGGAGAATTTACAG GGGACTTCACTGGCCGTGCAAAGATCGAAGGGGCCACAGTGACCCTGTACAAGGTGACCCAGAAAGACACGGGCGAATATCGCTGTGAGGTCAGTGCCCCGGAGGACCGAGTCAAGCTGGGCGAGACCAACGTCACCCTCAAAGTGCTAG tacccccccacacaccgcTGTGTGAGATCCCCAGTTCGGCAGTGACGGGCAGTACTGTGGAGCTGCGCTGTAAGGACAAACAGAGTGTCCCTCCCGCCATCTACACTTGGTACAAGGACAACACAAAGCTGAGTGTCACCCGCTGGCCCAACATCACCTACACGCTGGACACCCACACTGGCACGCTG CTATTTAACACCATCTCTCGGGCTGACGCGGGACAGTACCGCTGTGTAGCCTCCAACGGAGTGGGAGCGCCCAAGAGCTGTGAGGGGAAACACATGAAGATCG aTGATGTGAACATATCAGCCATAATTGCTGTGGTTGTGGTGGTCTTCATAATCCTCGTGTGTAGCCTGGGGGTCTACTATGCCTATCGGCAGGGCTACTTCAAAA AGGGCCACAATGGAAG GTCCTTCTGGATACCACAGTGTCATGGCATCGCCCACATCAGCAGCCAGAACCTACACAGAGCAGATGACAT CAATAACACCAACTATGACCCTCCACAATAT gcTGAGGATTTCAGCCACACCAAGTCCTTCATGCTGTGA
- the mrpl39 gene encoding 39S ribosomal protein L39, mitochondrial — MMACRSACRVFYRRLVSSAAEARIPNAELRRLRSAVFSREQARQRALITRTEKIEVTMQGPGLQGSLLIMNKGVSTPYSCARHLTEWHVNSSALALVDGVLWPMHRPLTQSCSLTLLTFKDSDPVQVNKAYWRSCAALLGQVLENAFKEEFTIELLRSPEMPVTSGAFCCDLVLDPQLDAWTPSEEALRSLTRDAQQLIQQNLPWEPLEVSPSVALEAFAHSRFKQEEVEEVVAESPSGTVTLYRCGDHVLLSGGPLVARTGLCSQYEVTAMHNLGRGERGLHRRAQGLSLPLQLQAHHTIWRRLRKRAERLVELPPPPAIEAKPPATEATPPATEATPPAQQQFT; from the exons ATGATGGCGTGTAGATCTGCGTGCCGTGTGTTCTATCGCC gaCTGGTGTCCAGTGCAGCAGAGGCAAGAATCCCGAATGCAGAGCTGCGCAGGCTGCGCAGTGCGGTGTTCTCCCGGGAGCAGGCGAGGCAGCGCGCGCTCATCACGCGCACCGAGAAGATTGAGGTCACCATGCAGGGCCCTGGCCTGCAGGGGTCGCTGCTCATCATGAACAAGGGAGTGTCCACCCCGTACAGCTGCGCACGCC ACCTGACAGAGTGGCATGTGAATAGCTCTGCTCTGGCCCTGGTGGATGGAGTGCTATGGCCGATGCACCGTCCCCTTACACAGTCCTGCTCGCTGACCTTGCTCACCTTCAAGGACTCGGACCCTGTTCAGGTCAACAAG GCATACTGGCGTTCCTGTGCAGCGCTCCTGGGGCAGGTGCTTGAGAACGCCTTCAAAGAGGAGTTCACCATAGAGCTGCTGAGGAGCCCTGAGATGCCAG TGACCTCAGGAGCATTTTGCTGTGATCTGGTCCTGGACCCTCAGTTAGATGCCTGGACCCCCTCAGAA GAAGCCCTGCGGTCTCTGACTCGTGACGCTCAGCAGCTGATTCAGCAGAACCTGCCCTGGGAGCCGCTGGAGGTGTCGCCCTCTGTGGCCCTGGAGGCCTTCGCCCACAGCAG GTTTAAGCAagaagaggtggaggaggtggtggcAGAGAGCCCCAGTGGTACAGTGACACTGTACAG ATGTGGGGACCATGTTTTGCTGAGTGgaggccccctggtggccaggACAGGATTGTGTTCGCAGTACGAAGTGACCGCCATGCACAATTTAGGCcgaggagagagaggcctgcATCGCCGAGCACAGGGTCTCTCACTGCCCCTGCAGCTACAG GCTCACCACACAATCTGGAGGAGgctgaggaagagagcagaACGGCTG GTGGAGCTGCCACCACCCCCAGCCATTGAAGCCAAACCACCTGCCACTGAAGCCACTCCCCCTGCCACTGAAGCCACACCCCCAGCTCAACAGCAGTTTACTTGA
- the jam2a gene encoding junctional adhesion molecule 2A isoform X2 — MRMGQLEICIFSAFLILLHSPNTVPVTVSSNKPRVEVPEDADAELSCLFKTEKETNPRIEWKKKGKDVSFVYYNGEFTGDFTGRAKIEGATVTLYKVTQKDTGEYRCEVSAPEDRVKLGETNVTLKVLVPPHTPLCEIPSSAVTGSTVELRCKDKQSVPPAIYTWYKDNTKLSVTRWPNITYTLDTHTGTLLFNTISRADAGQYRCVASNGVGAPKSCEGKHMKIDDVNISAIIAVVVVVFIILVCSLGVYYAYRQGYFKKGHNGSNNTNYDPPQYAEDFSHTKSFML; from the exons ATGAGGATGGGACAATTGGAAATCTGcattttctctgcttttctgATATTATTACACA GCCCAAACACTGTCCCAGTCACAGTGAGCAGCAACAAGCCCAGAGTGGAGGTCCCTGAGGATGCAG ACGCTGAGCTGTCTTGTTTATttaagacagagaaagaaaccaATCCCCGTATTGAATGGAAGAAGAAGGGCAAGGATGTGTCCTTCGTCTACTATAATGGAGAATTTACAG GGGACTTCACTGGCCGTGCAAAGATCGAAGGGGCCACAGTGACCCTGTACAAGGTGACCCAGAAAGACACGGGCGAATATCGCTGTGAGGTCAGTGCCCCGGAGGACCGAGTCAAGCTGGGCGAGACCAACGTCACCCTCAAAGTGCTAG tacccccccacacaccgcTGTGTGAGATCCCCAGTTCGGCAGTGACGGGCAGTACTGTGGAGCTGCGCTGTAAGGACAAACAGAGTGTCCCTCCCGCCATCTACACTTGGTACAAGGACAACACAAAGCTGAGTGTCACCCGCTGGCCCAACATCACCTACACGCTGGACACCCACACTGGCACGCTG CTATTTAACACCATCTCTCGGGCTGACGCGGGACAGTACCGCTGTGTAGCCTCCAACGGAGTGGGAGCGCCCAAGAGCTGTGAGGGGAAACACATGAAGATCG aTGATGTGAACATATCAGCCATAATTGCTGTGGTTGTGGTGGTCTTCATAATCCTCGTGTGTAGCCTGGGGGTCTACTATGCCTATCGGCAGGGCTACTTCAAAA AGGGCCACAATGGAAG CAATAACACCAACTATGACCCTCCACAATAT gcTGAGGATTTCAGCCACACCAAGTCCTTCATGCTGTGA
- the gabpa gene encoding GA-binding protein alpha chain isoform X3, with protein MSKGETEELIEIEIDGQEKQECMEEGVEEQTIATAEFVTQAIDINEPIGNLKKLLEPRLQCSLDGHEICLQDIQLDPDHSLFDQGVKTDGTVQLSVQVISRQGITCAGVEPRLNILEIVKPVETVEVVIDPDAAAGEDGQLVEDGQVIALDRSVVADETSEQVTRWAAALEGYRKEQVRLGIPYDPVQWSADQVIHWAVWVMKEFSMVDVDVGGIHISGRELCAFTQEDFLQSVPHGEILWSHLELLRKYVLASQDQSGQIATVTIDQPVQIIPASVQQAPPATIKVLTTKQSKVQRSPRISGGEDRSSPGNRTGNNGQIQLWQFLLELLTDKDARDCISWVGDDGEFKLNQPELVAHKWGQRKNKPTMNYEKLSRALRYYYDGDMICKVQGKRFVYKFVCDLKTLIGYSAAELNHLVTECEQKKLARMQLHSLGQPVATVTLATTALEKDS; from the exons ATGTCGAAAGGCGAGACGGAGGAGCTGATAGAGATAGAGATCGATGGGCAGGAGAAGCAGGAGTGTATGGAAGAGGG GGTGGAGGAGCAGACCATCGCAACTGCTGAGTTTGTCACACAGGCTATTGACATCAATGAGCCTATCGGTAACCTGAAGAAGCTGCTGGAGCCTCGCCTCCAGTGCTCATTGGATGGTCATGAGATCTGTCTGCAGGACATTCAG CTGGACCCCGACCACAGCCTCTTTGACCAGGGAGTGAAGACGGACGGCACGGTCCAGCTCAGCGTTCAGGTCATCTCCAGACAAGGTATCACATGCGCGG GTGTGGAGCCCAGGCTGAACATCCTGGAGATCGTGAAGCCGGTGGAGACGGTGGAGGTGGTGATCGACCCGGACGCGGCGGCCGGCGAGGACGGCCAGCTGGTGGAGGACGGGCAGGTGATCGCCCTGGACCGCTCGGTGGTGGCGGACGAGACGTCGGAGCAGGTGACGCGGTGGGCCGCCGCCCTGGAGGGCTACCGCAAGGAGCAGGTTCGGCTGGGCATCCCGTACG ACCCCGTGCAGTGGAGCGCGGATCAGGTGATACACTGGGCGGTGTGGGTGATGAAGGAGTTCAGCATGGTGGACGTGGACGTCGGGGGGATCCACATCTCCGGCCGAGAGCTCTGCGCTTTCACCCAGGAGGATTTCCTGCAGAGCGTCCCGCACGGAGAGATCCTGTGGAGCCACCTGGAGCTCCTGCGCAAGT ATGTGCTGGCTAGTCAGGACCAGTCTGGCCAGATCGCCACGGTGACCATTGACCAGC ctGTGCAGATCATCCCTGCCTCTGTGCAGCAGGCTCCTCCTGCCACAATTAAGGTTCTGACCACCAAGCAGAGCAAAGTCCAGCGCTCACCACGCATCTCTGGAGGAGAGGACCGCAGCTCACCGGGGAACCGCACCG GCAACAACGGTCAGATCCAGCTCTGGCAGttcctgctggagctgctgacGGACAAAGACGCCCGTGACTGCATTTCCTGGGTGGGGGACGACGGCGAGTTCAAACTGAACCAGCCCGAGCTGGTGGCGCACAAGTGGGGCCAGCGCAAGAACAAGCCCACCATGAACTACGAGAAGCTGAGCCGCGCGCTACG ATACTATTATGACGGGGACATGATCTGCAAAGTGCAGGGCAAGCGCTTTGTGTACAAGTTTGTGTGCGATCTGAAGACCCTGATTGGCTACAGTGCCGCAGAGCTCAACCACCTGGTGACAGAGTGCGAGCAGAAGAAGCTGGCCAGGATGCAGCtgcacagcctgggacagcccGTCGCCACGGTGACGCTCGCCACCACCGCCCTGGAGAAGGACAGCTGA